TCCATGTATATGCTATGCATATTCACACTTAAGTGCATatggtttcttctttttacaCAAGTGataagagtttctgttgagaaatcagctggtaACCTTATGGAAGTTCTCTTGTATGTTATCTGTcacttttcccttgttgcttttaatattttatctttgtctttaatttttgtcagtttgattactctGTACATGCTCAGGACAGTGGTTTTTTCATTCATAGATGAAAAATTAGAATATGgctttatatgaattatatatatttgaatcacaATTGCTTTCTTAGGATCTCAGCACATTAATTCTGCCAAAGaatgggtttgttttgttttttttaattccagtccTTACAAGGTGgtattttaacaaaattatatGTTTGGATGTTGAAACAATGTCAAATTGACATAAAAGTTTCTAAGTATTCTCAATCGTTGTACCTATCCATCTCAGACTGGTAACAGATCACTTATGGACTGGCACCAATCTGTAGATCACATTTTGTGTAGCACTGGCTTGGAATTTAGCAGAGCAGTGAGGACAAGGAAGATAAAGAAAAGCCAGTGACTGCCTAGAAGGAAAATAGTCAACATTGAGCATTGTAAAGTCCATGCTAATTTCCTTTAGGTATACTGAGATTCTGttagagacagacagacagagacagacacagaggcagagagataGACAACTGGTTAATGGTCTAAGACAGAGCTGACAACTTttttgtaaagggccagatagtaaacatCTTAGGTTTTGCGGCCCAGCTATTCTACTCTGCCTCTGTAGTGTGAATACTAttatagacaatatgtaaacgCATGAGTGTGGCTGTGTCCCAGGaacattttatttgcaaaaactGGCAGTGAGCCTGATTGGGCCCTTGGGCTCTAGTTTGCCAACTCCTGGTCTAAGATATGGTGAATATCTCAAAGCCAGTCACAGATATCTTGGGATATAGAGTATCAGGGATGTTTTTCCTACAGTTTCTTCATGTCTTACTGAGTTTCTGCTCAGTATCTGGTATCCAGCTAACTCCTCCCTGGTATGTGATGAGAACAGCACTGGTGCATAATAGGACTTCAGGAAATGTTTGATGATGCTGTACAGATGTCTGCTCTTTTCCCCTGTAGATGGCTTGACCACATTGATctaatccatttctttttctgtttctgaaattgGTTTATCATCTCATAGGAAACCCAGAGGTTCTGTGAACAAGTGCATGCTGCCATCAAGGCGATTATTGCAGTGTACTCTTTGTTTCCCAAGGATCAGGGTAAGCCACTCCATACACATAAGTGTTCAGTTTATGGGGTAGATCTTTGCTAATGTGACAGCTTATGTCCTGAGAATTTTACCTTTTCCTCAATTTGAGCATGTAATGTAACTTTGTCCCATTAGGTGCAGTCAAAGGTAGTTATATAAGTGACCTCCTTAAGTAAGCCTTTGTGCTAAAGTTTAGATACTGTGTTCTCATGTCCCCTGCTTTACCTCACTCTTAAGGTTTTTAATTCTCACTGGCTTCTCCGTCTCCTAATGCATTATAATCACCACAGATACTGCTTGGTTATCAGTGccatccccaggctcctcctcttcATCACATGCTGTTTCTGAGCTCCCTTATAGGTTAAGTGGCTCCCAGCTCTGCCTGTATATTCATGTCTTGATTATTACCAGGttacaattataattataaatgaataCATGTCTCATGGATCTTCAGGGTTACTCATGTGGTTTAAACTTGAAGTGTTTTATCCACAAATGTCAAGAAATCACtattgtaaaaaatatttattattttatttatttggctgtgccaggtcttagttgcggcaggcacgatcttcagtctttgttatggcatgcagggtctttagttgcagcatgtgaactctaaattgtggcatgtaggatctagttacctgaccagagattgaaccctgacCCCTGTGTTGGcagtgtagagtcttagccactggaccaccaggaaagtcccaagaaactactttttaatgaatgaatacatgctgTCATGGAACGATTTTGTTTCAGATCTCTTTTGGAAAATACTACTAAGGAATGGTGGGAGGAGCAAGCAAATGACATGGGGATATACATAAGAGCTGGGTTTTGTGTTGGCACTCCAGTTAAAGCATGTGGGTGCACATTACCTCAAATTCTGTAGAGCTTAGATTCTCGGGAAGACTTTCCAGACTTCTGGAAAGACGAACAGGCTGCTTAGTCTTTGGGTCTGGCTACAGGCATCACCCTGCGAAAGCTGGTGCGGAGTGCCACTCTGGACATCGTGGATGATATGGCTCAGCTTGTGGAAGCACTTTACATCAATCCAGCCCAGAGGTAGTGATGCCACAGCTGGAGTTATTGGGTAATGGGGTTCTTTGCTTCTGGGAGTggggaaaatgtcattttaacaGCATAGTTACTGATAACTGAGATTAATGACCAGCAGGAAGGACCTTTGTAGGAAACAGGAACCCAGGTTATTGACATATCCTTATTGATTCCTTTCAGCAGCCCTGAGAACCTGATTCCCTACAACAGTGTCTGGGATGCGTGCCAACATGTACCTCAGATCCCAAGAGGTGGGTGAGAGTGGAAAGTAGACATTGACCCTGCTGGCCAAAGCTGACAGACCTCACATCTAGCTGCCAGTTTTGCAGTATGTATGTCTTTTTACTTATGTAAAGAACAGTGAAATAGGTCTAGTTTATCACCAACATGAAAAGATAGGTATTAATTCTTTTTGTCAGTCTTTTTAGTTCACATAACTTCTAAACTCAAAcaacctctgtctctgtctcttgttGAACAGATGTGGTTTTCTCTTCTGGTCCTGCCCCAGGGGCAGTATTCTGGGGACACTGAAGCAGTTATGGGGTAGAGCCTGCTAGGCCCAGAGCAGTGGTCATCCAAGGGTACCTTGCTGAGAAACATCATGTGACCATTGTATTTCTTCCTATGGTGAATGACAGAAAGCTTTTTAGCCCCCCTGTCTGGGCACCCAGAGGATGTATATGAGAAGAATTTTACATTCAACTGCTGCCCTTGTTTGCTGTCTTTGGCACTCTCTTCAGATGAGAACACTGTTGCTTTTTGCAGATTTAAGAGAATTGTTTGGATTCTCCATTAACTGTAGTGCTTCTGATTCTTCACTCATAGATAACAAAGCTGCAGCCCTTTCAGTGTTGACAAAGAGTGTGGATCTTGTGAAGGATGCACATGAGGAGATGGAGCAGGTGAGAGGACCTCTTTCTTTGATGGTCATTGGAAGGCCACTCTGTGTCTAGTAGATGAGGATTGGTTATAAAGAGAGAAGATGTGTTAAGTGTGGACCACATGGGTCCCCCCTCACTCCCATCCTCCATCACCCATCTCCCCCCGCCCCATGTGGGGGTGTGATTTGTACCATTCCTTTCTGTTCCATTGCTGCACTAGGAGAGTTAGAACAGCATGTGTGAGATGATTCAGCTCTGTAGCCATTTAGGGAAATAGCTGGCTGAAGTTTGGGGACAACTCAGACATGATGCTAAAAGtattaatactttttttccccctagcatTCACATATATCATCTTGTATCTTAGGCTGTGGAAGAATGTGACCCTTACTGTGGACTCTTGAATGACATTGAGGAGGACGGCTCTGACAGCCATGTTGGTGAGGAGGATATATTGGGATGTCCAAACAATCGGGATTCATATTGGTCAGAGGAAGACCAGGAGCTCATAATCCCATGCCTTGCACTGGCGAGAGCATCCAAAGCCTGCCTGAAGAAAATCCGGCTCTCAGTGGCAGAGAACGGAAAGAAGGATCAGGTGGCCCAGCTGGATGACATTGTGGACATTTCTGATGAGATCAGCCCTAGGTAAGCTTGACCTCCACTCAAAACATCCAGGTAGCAGCATTCTGATCTCAACTTGTGCTGTCACCTGAAggtttttccccatctttttgttttgaaagtttTCAAACCTGCAGGAAGGGTTAAAAAGTATTGTAGTGAGTACCTGTACTTCCATCTAGGTTCACCtattgttcactttttttttctgtattggtTTATTTCTCTGTAATTAgatgtgcctttttaaaaactgaaatagatgTGCTATTTTTATCCCTGAACCATTTGTGAGTAAGTTGCAGACATCAGTGATGTTTTCCCCTGAATATTTCAGCATGCATTTCCTAAAAACAAACAGTTTTACTCTTAGTATTTACATTTAAGAAATTTACATtgaatatgtgtttgtgtgtgttagttgcttagtcgtgtccgactctttgcaacccccatggactatagcctgccaggcttctctgtccatggaattctccaggcaagaatactggagtgggttaccattccctgaTGATAAAGATTATActgaatataataatattatctaATATTCAGATTTCCCCAGTTGTCTCTAAAACATCTTCtatagcttttttgtttgtttaattcagGGTTCTGTCAAGGGGTCATACTGCATTTGGTTGTCTTCTCTTTTGGTATCTTGTAAGTAAAATAGTCCCTGtccttttttagctttttttatcattgacattaaaattttttttaaattttcttgacatttttaaagaatccaAGTCAGTTGCATTGTAGAATATCCAGCAATCTGGATTCATGTGATTGTTTTCTCATAATTATATTCAGGTTAAACATTTTTTGGCAAGACTATCACTTAGTTGAGTGTTTCATGCTTTTCATTGCATCATATTGGAGAGGCATATGGTATTAGTTTGTCCTGTTTCTGGTGGTACAGCACTAACTTGATTGCTTGATTAAAGTGGTGCCTACTTTAGTGGCATTCAGGGATGAACCCTGCCTATATCAGTTATTAAACTTATGGTTTCAGATCCTAACATTTTAAACTGAATTAATAATGTCCCATCCTACTGGCCAAAGGAGTTCCCCTCCACCCTCAACTTGTTAGTAAAACGGGGTATGTATGTGTTCCAATAAATACCAGTTGAATTGGTTATTTATTGGTTGCCCAGTTTAAGGAACTGATGCATTTCTGGGAATTATTTCCTCACTCATTGCATCCTTAGTTGTGTCCTGGAGACCACCTAGCTGAGCTTTGTTCCTTCTTGGTTAatggttattttttctttctcccttcagtGTGGATGATTTGGCTCTGAGCATATACCCACCTGTGTGCCCTCTGACTGTGCGAATCAGCGTAAGTACTGGCTATGAGGGAATAGCTGCAGACCTAATTGGTAGAATTTCAGTAATCACTGATGTTTCCTTAAACTGTGGGGAATATGTTTATTTGTTACACTTGGATGCAAGTACAATAGTAATGTCACAATGTGTttgtgcttgataaatatttgttgaatttgaaTTCTGATAGCAATGAGTTCCAATAATACTCTCTCTTCCATAACCACTTGGGTAATCATTTAGAAAAACCCAAAGACCTTAGAGGGGCTTCTttggtggtgctagcggtaaagaacgaacctgccagtgcaggagacgtaagagacatggtttgatccctgggtcaggaagatcctttggaggagggcatggcaacccactccagtattcttgcctggagaatcctgtggatggagaagcttggcaggctacagtttataggttcgccaagagtcagacacagctgaagtgactcagcatgcatgcacccaAAGACCTTAGAAAACCATACCTTGAGAGAAAGTGTTAATTAGTACAGTGCTTTAGGATTCTTTCAACGTGAAGTTACAAGTTTCCAATTTCCAGTATAGGCCAAAATAGGTGTTTAGAAACATACTCTATTCTAATATCGACATATTATGTGATTTAACCATGAGTGGTCATGAAGGGTTAAACTCTttataaaaatctgattttattgttttctttgaagtCCTAGGTCCTGTGCTAAGAgttctgttctctctttttttttcttttaataaactttAAGTTATTATGTCTCATTTTATTGGAAAGAGAAGTAAGATTGCAGATAGCTTATATTTTACCATCAGATGTATCAGTCCTAATAATATTTGGTAAATTAGATAGTGGAAATTATTAATAGAGTCATCAAATGTATCTTCACAATGTGGAAACACCTTGTAGTAGAATTAGGATCCTTTTGgacattaacttttttttcacattcacttttaaTTGACTTCTGAAGAAATAAACATCCTTAGTAATACGCCATGTCAGTTACCCTAAAAGCAGTTTTAAGGAATGCATGGTATATTGGTAGCATACATACATCTTTATGTTATCTTGTTATtggtattcttaaaattttaagttttttaaaaaaacccagttGTTTCTGCTGTATATATCCAGAACTATCAGCAGTTAGGACAAACTTgggttatatttttcctttttttgttttctttaaaatttaaatataaaaaagcttATAAATATGCTATGGCAGCAGTATTAATAAGATTTTGCTAGATAGAAAAGAGTCCATGATCCTGCCACCTAatcaacatttttgtttttgactgtttcctccaaggtttttttttaaaatgacttcttaTTACTTGAATATTAAAATACTATAATATTTtaactctcctccttccttttttctactttcacttttttaaaaattgacttctTGTCCCAGCTGCTGATAGTTCAGGATATATATAGCAGaagcaactgtttttttttttttttttaacttacagaaTTTTAAGAATACCAGTGACAAAATAACATGAGGATGTATGAATGCTACCAATGTACCATGCATTCCTTAAAATTGTTTCTAGGGTAACTGACATGATGAATTGCTAAAGATGTTTATTTCTTAagaagtcagtttttaaaaagtgaatataaaaaaagggggggaagaGAGCTAAAGTATTAAATATTCTAATActcaagtaaaatattttagctcttccgcccccccccccccccttttttcctcctttctgtgttttacctccttttccttttttttccccttaatatttgttttatttatttggctgtgctgagttttaGTTGTGCCCCGAAGTAtcttgggtctttgttgtggcatgcaggatcttttagttgtggcctgtggggtctacctccctgaccagggattgaacccaggccgcctgcactgggagctcagagtcccagccactgaacctccagggaagtcttctctcctctcctttttgtGGTAGGGCTCAGGGTGAATaacttctcttgtttctttttttttctagtctgCAAAACTTGTATCCGTTTTAAAGAAGGCACTTGAGATAACAAAGTGAGTATGAAGACTTATCCCCAAGCCTGTGCAACCATTCTCAACTCCCAAACCCCCATTTCAAAGAGCAGAAAGTGAGTGCAGTGTTTTCTTTCAGCTTTGCTTATGGAGCAGCTGAGTTTCTGCAGAGAAACTTGCCCTCTTTTATTGTAGTTTTCCCTATGCTCCCTTTTGAGGATAGGTCTTTTCCTTGACAGTATAATAAGTTTAACTTCTCTTTTTCCCATTGCATTCACAGAGCAAGTCATGTGACTCCACAGCCAGAAGATAGTTGGATTCCTTTACTTATTAATGCTGTTGATCACTGCATGAATAGAATCAAAGAACTCACTCAGAATGAAGTTGAATCATAAATTTTCGGGCTCGTTTGAACTCTTTTTCTTATTGTCACAGCTGAGCTCTGATGTCTGCTTTTAGAAAGGAGCTGGGATGCTTTCTGGATTGGAAGGGAGTTCCTATCTATACTTATTAAGAGACACAATTACCAAAGTTTGGTGATTAGGCCAAACTAGCAATCATTTATAAACCATATGAGTATGATATATTTTTCTGTGCTAGATGCAAAAGGCAATTACATGagtttttgttattcagttgcctCTCAGAGATCCCTGGGGAAGCTGCCTTATTCCCTATTCAATAAGATGTGTCATTGTCAAAGATATATTTTAGCATGTTACTGAATATAATTCTTCTTACCAGCAAGTTCTTTTGAATGTTATTCCAGTTTGTTCCATTACTCTCTTGGTATTGAaggacttcctcagtggctcagcagtgaagaatcttcctgcaatgcaggagacgcaggagacaaggttcaatccctgggttgggaagatctactggagaaggaaatgacaacccactccagtattcttgcctgaaaaatcccttgctcagtcatgtctgactctttgcaaccccgtagactatagcctgccaggctcctctgtcttagcgattttctaggcaagagtactggagtggtttgccatttccttttccaggggatcttcccaacccagagatcaaacctgagtctctcatttctcctgcattgccaggcagtttctttactagtgccacctgggaagctggaaaATTAATAAAGTGAAACCTTATTTAAAATGGAGTTGAGAGGCCAGAAGGAGGAGCTCTCACAGTGTTACTCTAGGTAAATAACAGGAAGGATTGTCAATTATAGATAGGAATGTACACCTATAGATAGGTGTACATTTTATCTCCTACAGGAAATAGACCCTAGCTACTAAGCTAATGAGAGCCCTTCACCCTGAACTCTCGCTTTCCTCCGTGAAATTTTGTTCAAAACAACTGCTCCCAacttcctccctttccctcctttGTTTGTGGGACTTGGCTGTGGCTTTTACTGTAGCTGGCTTGACCCTAATTGCAGTTGTTTGTTGTTCCCAAATAAACCTGTTTTGCTGGTAAAATATGGCTGTTTCATTTTTTAGGTCAACAAGCTCAGTTGTTAGGTCTGTTCACTGTATTGAACAGACTTATTTTCCTTATACATATTTACATTGTTCTCTGTTTTGTATTGCCTGTCCCCAAATGTAAgtacaaaatttttataaatcaaaaaaTTTTGAATGTATAAGAGAGCTTGTATAATATTAAGGGCCTCTTCAGTTAATTCTTTTGCAAAACCATCACCAGTTAATTATATTTTTGCGCCAGTCTGGAAGATCACGTATTGGAAAGCAAGGTAAACCTGGAAAGTAACATCTTAGAAAGCAGGGTATACAGTTCTATACCTGACTAGGCCTTATGCATGTCCTGCAGGTCTCCACTCTTCTACTGGCAGTCCTTTGTCTTGTATAGATGTACTCCATCACATCTGCCCTTCTGACATCCCCGTGGTCTCTTTAGGTGCAATCAGCAACAGTAGCTGTCCTTTTTTTATTCCCACCACcccttcttttttgttatgttcactaatttgttatattttttagattccacatataagtgatatcatactgtatttatctttctctgtctgacttttttcacttagcatagtacccTGCAAGTCTAGCAGCTAGTCTTGAGAGAATACTGTGTACTTGAGGCTGAAATTCTTTGAGTCAAAAGTTTTACTTTAATAAAGTGCCATTCTGTACTTGTTAACAAGTATTACAAAGAAAAGGTACTAAAACCGAGAGTATCAaagcaacaaaatagaaacaatgaaaaaaaaatttaactttgtaCAAGAGGAGTCCAGTTTTTTTCGTAGGTCCTATTTTCTTTATACTTAATAATTGTGTATTTCTCTACTGGACCAAATTCATGTTAACATCACACTTAATTGTggaatatttaacattttcatatttaaaaattttcatgtttAGTATTATGAAAGCATAATATTCAGTTCTAATAAGGACTTATCCATAGCTGAATATTGAAGAAACACTCAGGTCTTATGCTGTGTATTTTACAACTTTCTTTAGTCATCTTTGAATCTTTAAGGATAATGGTCAGGGATAGCATTGATCAATATAATCTTAGGATTgtctaaaaatcatatttttagttAATGTTGTCCCATTTCATCAGAAATACAAGAGTGCTTTAAATATTAGGTtattttccttacctgtaaaTGAATGTATGTATTAGTGAATAGTAAATGGTTATGAAAAACCCTGAactaaaaaaaagtcttaatttacTTATCTGAATACCTTtataaaggctttttaaaaaatttctcgaGCCCAGTAGTTTCTGTTTTAAGACAGCTAGTCTTCATAGGTGCCTTGAGCTGGGGTGACAGAAATGAATGTTTTTTCTGTTGATTTCTGAGAGTATAAGTTTTTTCGAAGTGGGGAATCTAGTTTTGTTCTTGGTCCTCTCCTGCTCAACCGGAGCAGAGAATCATTTGTCTGATAAGCCAAGTTTCTCTTCCTAGCATGCTTGGTTTTAGATTGTAGATTCAGGAGGTGGTTGGGGAAAGTGATGCTGGAGCTGGAAGTTTAAGCTGGAGGTTTACGGGCTACCACTGTGACAGTTCTGAAGTTGGTTAGGTTCTGGAACATGTTGCAGTCCATTTCCACAGTGAGCCTCTGGCACCCCACCTTCATTGGCATGAACTCAACTTGGGTGCGCAAAGTGTTTCTGGGCTGCACCGAATTCACtctgaaatagaagaaaaggtAAGTCCTAGTTGTGCTGCATTCCTTTGCTGGTCCCAGTGAATCTGATCCTTACCTGCTTACAGAGGTGGACCCTGAAGAAATAAACTTGTAAGTACCCAGCTGTTAAAACAGAGGAGGTTTGAAGCGGGTGGAAGGCAGGAGCCTCCATGGTGAGCAGCTGTATGGTTGAGAAGAGAAATATCCTATTCTAAGGGTTTCCAGGTTGCATCTGTTGTTTCATCACCTGTGACTTCAGTCTGGTCCCATTCTTGGTAATAGTAGGCTTGTGAAAACTATGGTTTTGGAAGCCTCATTGCTAACTGCAGTGGGTGTAGTGGGCATAGTAGATGTCAGGATGCCAGCAGGTGGCATTTGGAGCTCTATCAGCAGCTTTCTTGTCTACCTGTGGACCTTCTTACGGTGACTGAGCCAATGGTACAGATTTCTTTTGAGAAGGTTTGCCTTACAATTTATCTGGGAGACCACAGAAGTCTGGTTAAATGCTCGCAGTCCTTCCTCTCAACTATGACCAAGAGTGACTGACTGAGTTTCTTGAGGCTGAGGTGGTGGCTCAGCAACCACACAACCTGTCAGGGACCTCGGGGTTGTAGGAATAGGCATCGTGAACTCtaaactgtatgtgtgtgtttagtggAGGATGCTGTGGACCTCAGGAGAGAAGGAGCAATAATTAACAAAGATTCTTGCAACATCTAAAGCCAACAAGGTGCGGATAACCTAGATTATATAGGgtttgtgtgtataaatatatgtgtgtgtatatatatatacacccacagATCAACAAGGAAAAAGAACAGCAAAAGAAAAGTGGGCAAAGTTAAGAAACtatacagaggaggaaatggaaaaggctaacaaacatatgctgcgattcatggggtcgcagagtcggacacaactgagcgactgaactgaactgaacagacatatGAAGAGTTGCAAGTTAAAACAATGATGAGATGTTACCTTATTCCTGTTAGAccagattaaaagagaaaactgagtaTTGCCAAGAGTGGAGGAATGGTAGGAATATAGAAGCTGTCAAGTACTGCTGGAGGGAACCGCAGCCATTCTGCAAACCAATCTGATAGCATGTGGTCAAACCAGGTCTTATCCTGTGTCTCAGCAACTCCATTCCTGTGCCTTTATCCCCCACACATGAATTTTCAAGCAGGTTTATAAGGGGatatgtgtgtttgtggtgtCTGAGTGTTGGAGGCACTGTGGAGTGGTGTGGTAGGAAGCAGGGGTATACATTATGGAGTGATTTGTAGCAGAAGCAATGGACTTGACGTGGATGAGTGAAAAACAGTTCTAAGTGAAATGAATTAGACATAACgtttatatatagtttaaaaatacagGCTCATGATGCAACAGTACACATTTTATACATACTAAGACAAGGGTATGAAGAGTGGTGGTGGGAATGGGGAGTAGGAATAAAAGGGAATGtgtaaataaaattctgtattgTGTTGTCACTAGTTGAATGCAGCTCTTTCCTGTGGTGTTCCCTAACCCCCTCACCTGTGCTCATCAGTAATACCCAGGCCCTCTCTGCGTGACCAGGGCCTCAACCAGCATCAGGTGCCCAAGGGGCACAGagcctccctctctcctgtacCCCTGTAAGCATTGGTGGCCCCGGGGTGAGAGAGGTCCTGATCTTTTAGTTCAACTCTGGCCGGTACTTGCTCTGTCTTCATGGACACAGCAAACAGTGTCATCAGTCTTGGGTTCCTGccattctttactatttgagccaccagggaaacccaggtgcTTGCCTTTCTGACTGGCTGAGATACTTCTGTGGGATGAGAAGCTTGTGGACTCTTACCTGTAGCTCTTCTCTCTGTAAATGAGCCCCCTTCCAAAGATGGAGATCACACAGTCTTCCAAGGGAACATCAAGGGGGTTATGAATGCTGACCACGACCGTCAGGGGCTGATGCTGCTCTGCCGTCTCTGgcatctggggtgggggggagatcCCAAGAGCATGGAGCTGCAGTCACTCCTTCCCCTCCTAGCTACCCTCCCGGAACCCTTTCTTGGTTATTCTCCTATCTCTACCATCCTCACCTAAACTCAACTGCTGACTTCCCTACCCTCTGCTTGATCTTCTGTATTTACTTTCACCCTTGATCCATCACTGACAACACTGATGGTGCCTTTCCTTCACTTGGAAACCTTGGAAGGTTTCCCATCGTCTTCAGAATTCAGCTTTGGTTGGCCTTCAGAGCCCTCCACGATCTAACCCCAACCTATCCCAGGCTCATCTGTTCTACCCCTGACTACACCCTAGCCTCTGGGCAGTTTCCCAGCCCCAGTACAGCCCTCAGGCTCCCTTCCTCTGGGCCTCTTTTCTCAGTCTTCCGTCTGCAATGGCCTTCTCCCTCCGCTGCACTGAAAGCTTACCTACTGTTCAAAGCCTGAcacaaatgccacctcctccatgaagttTTCCCAAACCCCAACCGGAAATAGGCCTCTTTACTTCACTTGTGCCGGAGTGACTTTGTTCCTCTGAAAACTCTGACATAGAAGACCACACATTATGTCACCCTTGCACAACTGTGACCCCCTCCAGGGCAGAGACCAAGTCATATTCATTTTGGTCTGGGTACACATGTGGAAAGAGGACTGGACTAAGAGCCCTAAGCCTCTAAGACATCCCATATTTATG
This sequence is a window from Odocoileus virginianus isolate 20LAN1187 ecotype Illinois chromosome 6, Ovbor_1.2, whole genome shotgun sequence. Protein-coding genes within it:
- the CCNDBP1 gene encoding cyclin-D1-binding protein 1 isoform X1 encodes the protein MESAAVPAAPDPTLHPPLEQLRHLAGELRELLPGVRVGEAQETTKEFDREAFWRRLNEAAVTVSREATTLTVAFSRLPLPSPQETQRFCEQVHAAIKAIIAVYSLFPKDQGITLRKLVRSATLDIVDDMAQLVEALYINPAQSSPENLIPYNSVWDACQHVPQIPRDNKAAALSVLTKSVDLVKDAHEEMEQAVEECDPYCGLLNDIEEDGSDSHVGEEDILGCPNNRDSYWSEEDQELIIPCLALARASKACLKKIRLSVAENGKKDQVAQLDDIVDISDEISPSVDDLALSIYPPVCPLTVRISSAKLVSVLKKALEITKASHVTPQPEDSWIPLLINAVDHCMNRIKELTQNEVES
- the CCNDBP1 gene encoding cyclin-D1-binding protein 1 isoform X2; this translates as MESAAVPAAPDPTLHPPLEQLRHLAGELRELLPGVRVGEAQETTKEFDREAFWRRLNEAAVTVSREATTLTVAFSRLPLPSPQETQRFCEQVHAAIKAIIAVYSLFPKDQGITLRKLVRSATLDIVDDMAQLVEALYINPAQSPENLIPYNSVWDACQHVPQIPRDNKAAALSVLTKSVDLVKDAHEEMEQAVEECDPYCGLLNDIEEDGSDSHVGEEDILGCPNNRDSYWSEEDQELIIPCLALARASKACLKKIRLSVAENGKKDQVAQLDDIVDISDEISPSVDDLALSIYPPVCPLTVRISSAKLVSVLKKALEITKASHVTPQPEDSWIPLLINAVDHCMNRIKELTQNEVES